One segment of bacterium DNA contains the following:
- the smc gene encoding chromosome segregation protein SMC, with the protein MFFSSLELIGFKSFKREKFTFDRPLTLFVGPNGCGKSNICDAIRWVLGEQNPHLLRAKSMPDLIFHGGEKEKPTSMAEVSILLDNSNNLLKAPFSDVKITRRVFPQGESVYMLNQKPCRLKDINELLLDTGLSQDGYFLMTQEKIELLLKSPDERLGLFEEASAIAGYRVKKEEVLGNLRKTLENITRLSDIMAELKRQGDGLKYQASKAKRYKRLKDELNIYKYHTLLEEYNRKKEELALKEKEEREIDNEIIKNEGILKKKREKFTTLVSGLKEKDNMLFKIREKKEGLREEIVRKEERLIFLSQIISSLKEKGVFLLTKEKNLKNELSNIKAERGAIGLLEENLEIKEKIKKMQEIEEEIKNELIDNLSRKAGIKGKREEGEREIGNIKNRTKRLKEEGERLDKERLEIVLKKKELSEQIQSIKEKIEGERKNFNNLKERENDILEQGAKTNKMINEMKEEETSCKHKISSISSLPLEKKAVERLIRDGIVKEASILEKMIEAKDEFAKAIDGFLADRLWSIVAKEDEIKWLISHAKKLNLGRIFIVLKEGKKIKEKEPPLSSSVIGRTSDLIKVKDEGINWLFSNLLIVKDIETALRFSSLGWKTVTIDGTRVENGIIEIGDEMGLLSRKKELNSLKRRLIELEEGLKELEKKREKEEKEKMAIIKELENSEKLLLKDEDCLKRLLQEEEGKKRDEDALSLKIQRLKDEALFFKEREDELYKEIASLVIEEENKNVKLLEERLNEIKAELKDLMDRERKMELQRDKLTILLEREKKQKAEIEGISYEKETIIKEVKEKEKEQNLIEKGLQEDKKALSLILDNEAGIEKTKSQASSFILEEEKNILQLEERVNSIYRIREEHNKEIKDIFVSVSLLNERINSIVSEYGEKIKSTTNSLDKQRAEKIEKELIRYCDVNLSSASEYDKIKERLYFYEQELSDLNKAKDDLYCLIDDLDKKAKEVFGETFKKANDNFSSIFLKIFGKGGAEIVMNNGKIDIEIALHGKKKKGLLLLSSGEKTLLAIVFLFSLFMVKPAPFCFLDEADASLDEANIKRFVSLIKLFSNDTQFLIITHNKRTIEIADTIYGITMETPGVSKALSMRLKNEDTRGSA; encoded by the coding sequence ATGTTTTTCTCTTCTCTTGAGCTTATAGGGTTTAAGTCATTTAAAAGGGAGAAATTTACCTTTGATAGACCTTTGACACTCTTTGTTGGACCAAATGGTTGCGGAAAGAGCAATATTTGTGATGCTATAAGGTGGGTATTGGGTGAGCAAAATCCCCATCTTCTTAGGGCAAAATCTATGCCAGACCTTATCTTTCACGGCGGAGAGAAAGAAAAACCAACAAGCATGGCAGAGGTTTCTATTTTATTAGATAATAGCAACAACCTCCTTAAAGCCCCTTTTTCTGATGTAAAGATTACAAGAAGGGTATTTCCTCAAGGAGAATCTGTATATATGCTCAATCAAAAACCCTGTAGACTCAAGGATATAAATGAATTGTTATTAGATACAGGCCTTTCCCAGGATGGCTATTTCTTAATGACACAGGAAAAAATAGAGCTACTACTAAAAAGCCCTGATGAAAGATTGGGTCTTTTTGAAGAGGCATCAGCAATTGCAGGCTATAGGGTAAAAAAGGAAGAGGTATTGGGAAATTTAAGAAAAACATTAGAGAATATTACAAGGCTAAGCGATATTATGGCAGAGCTTAAAAGGCAGGGAGATGGTTTAAAATACCAGGCGTCAAAGGCAAAGAGGTATAAGAGGCTAAAGGATGAGCTTAATATTTATAAATATCATACCCTATTGGAGGAATATAACAGAAAAAAAGAAGAATTGGCCTTAAAGGAGAAGGAAGAGAGAGAAATAGACAATGAAATTATAAAAAATGAGGGTATATTAAAGAAAAAAAGGGAAAAATTTACAACCCTCGTAAGCGGATTAAAGGAAAAAGATAATATGCTTTTTAAAATAAGGGAAAAGAAGGAGGGGTTAAGGGAGGAAATAGTAAGAAAAGAAGAAAGACTTATCTTTCTTTCGCAGATAATCTCCAGCCTCAAAGAAAAAGGGGTATTTCTTTTAACAAAAGAAAAAAATTTAAAAAATGAGCTTTCCAACATTAAGGCTGAAAGAGGGGCTATTGGTTTATTAGAAGAAAATTTAGAAATAAAAGAAAAAATAAAAAAGATGCAAGAAATTGAGGAGGAAATAAAAAATGAGCTTATTGATAACTTAAGCAGAAAGGCAGGGATAAAGGGAAAAAGGGAGGAGGGAGAAAGGGAAATTGGAAATATCAAAAATAGAACAAAAAGGCTAAAGGAGGAGGGAGAGAGGCTGGATAAGGAAAGGCTGGAAATAGTTTTAAAGAAGAAGGAGCTATCAGAACAAATACAAAGCATTAAGGAAAAAATAGAGGGGGAAAGAAAGAATTTTAATAATCTTAAAGAAAGAGAAAATGATATTTTAGAGCAAGGGGCAAAGACAAATAAAATGATTAATGAGATGAAAGAAGAAGAGACATCTTGCAAGCATAAGATTTCTTCTATCTCAAGCCTTCCCCTTGAAAAAAAGGCAGTAGAAAGGCTTATAAGGGATGGGATTGTCAAAGAAGCATCTATTCTGGAGAAAATGATAGAGGCAAAGGATGAATTTGCAAAGGCAATAGATGGATTTTTGGCTGATAGGCTTTGGTCCATAGTAGCAAAAGAGGATGAGATAAAATGGCTAATCTCCCATGCAAAGAAACTTAATCTAGGAAGGATATTTATTGTCTTAAAAGAAGGCAAAAAAATAAAAGAAAAAGAGCCTCCTTTGTCTTCTTCTGTAATTGGAAGAACCTCTGACCTTATTAAGGTAAAGGATGAAGGCATAAATTGGCTATTCTCCAATCTTTTGATTGTAAAGGATATTGAAACAGCCTTAAGGTTTTCTTCTCTTGGATGGAAAACGGTTACAATTGATGGCACAAGGGTAGAAAATGGAATAATTGAGATAGGTGACGAGATGGGCTTATTATCAAGGAAAAAAGAGCTAAATTCTTTAAAAAGGCGTTTAATTGAGCTAGAAGAAGGGTTAAAAGAATTAGAGAAAAAAAGAGAGAAAGAGGAAAAAGAAAAAATGGCTATTATTAAAGAATTGGAAAATAGCGAGAAATTGCTTTTAAAAGATGAGGATTGCCTTAAAAGGTTATTGCAAGAGGAGGAAGGAAAAAAGAGGGATGAAGATGCCCTGTCCTTAAAAATACAAAGATTAAAGGACGAGGCTCTTTTCTTTAAAGAGAGGGAGGATGAGCTATATAAAGAAATAGCATCTCTTGTCATCGAAGAAGAAAATAAAAATGTAAAATTGCTAGAGGAAAGGCTAAATGAAATAAAGGCAGAGCTAAAAGACTTGATGGATAGAGAGAGAAAAATGGAATTACAAAGGGATAAACTAACCATTCTTTTGGAAAGGGAAAAGAAACAGAAAGCAGAAATTGAAGGAATATCTTATGAAAAAGAAACCATTATAAAAGAGGTAAAGGAAAAAGAAAAAGAGCAAAACCTTATTGAAAAGGGGTTGCAGGAAGATAAAAAAGCCCTTTCTTTGATTCTTGATAACGAAGCAGGCATTGAAAAGACAAAATCACAAGCATCATCTTTTATCTTAGAAGAAGAAAAAAACATTTTGCAACTAGAAGAAAGGGTTAATAGCATTTATAGAATAAGGGAGGAGCATAATAAAGAAATAAAAGATATTTTTGTTTCTGTCTCCCTTCTTAATGAAAGGATAAATTCCATTGTCTCTGAATATGGAGAAAAAATAAAAAGCACAACAAACAGCCTTGACAAACAAAGGGCAGAGAAAATAGAAAAAGAGCTTATTCGTTATTGTGATGTAAATCTTTCATCTGCTTCTGAGTATGATAAAATAAAGGAGAGGCTTTATTTTTATGAACAAGAGCTTTCTGACCTAAATAAGGCAAAGGATGACCTCTATTGTCTTATAGATGACCTTGACAAAAAGGCAAAAGAGGTCTTTGGTGAGACATTTAAAAAGGCAAATGATAATTTTTCATCTATTTTTTTAAAGATATTTGGCAAAGGAGGTGCAGAAATTGTTATGAACAATGGAAAGATAGATATAGAAATAGCGCTACACGGAAAGAAGAAAAAGGGGCTTCTTTTGTTATCTTCTGGAGAAAAAACATTGCTTGCCATTGTTTTTTTGTTCTCCCTATTTATGGTAAAACCAGCACCATTTTGCTTTCTTGATGAGGCTGATGCCTCTTTGGATGAGGCAAATATTAAGAGGTTTGTAAGCCTTATTAAGCTGTTCTCAAATGATACCCAATTCCTTATAATAACCCATAATAAAAGGACAATAGAAATAGCTGACACAATCTATGGGATAACAATGGAGACACCAGGTGTTTCAAAAGCCCTCTCTATGAGGCTTAAGAATGAAGATACAAGAGGCTCTGCTTAA
- the rpsS gene encoding 30S ribosomal protein S19, with amino-acid sequence MSRSVKKGPYIYEKLLEKIKKMGADKKPIKTWARSSVIPPDFVGYTFLVHNGKKFLPIYITENMVGHKLGEFSPTRTFRGHGEHTKRSIAKT; translated from the coding sequence ATGAGCAGGTCGGTAAAAAAGGGTCCATATATTTATGAAAAATTGCTTGAGAAGATTAAAAAGATGGGGGCTGATAAAAAGCCTATTAAAACATGGGCAAGAAGCTCAGTTATACCCCCTGATTTTGTAGGCTATACATTTTTAGTCCACAATGGAAAGAAATTTTTGCCTATCTATATCACAGAGAATATGGTTGGCCATAAGCTTGGCGAATTCTCTCCGACAAGAACATTTCGTGGCCACGGCGAACATACCAAGCGTTCAATAGCAAAAACATAA
- the prmC gene encoding peptide chain release factor N(5)-glutamine methyltransferase, with product MKIQEALLKGRLALNSLEPEILLSSILKKEIIELYKNPNYELKEDEVSCFEKLVLERKRGVPLEYLTGMTEFMGFLFKITDDVLIPRKETEILVEEAIKEAEKIKNPRIIDIGCGSGAIAISIKKFLPGSYVLATDISEKALLVSKMNAKMHNIFLYFVCAYLLSAIKGKFDIIVSNPPYVETNLVLKYEPKIALDGGHSGLDFYPGIFKEAGNLLAKDGLLILEIGQGKKEAVLEIAKNHNFSLKRIINDYSDIERVLCFCY from the coding sequence ATGAAGATACAAGAGGCTCTGCTTAAAGGAAGGCTTGCCCTCAATAGCCTTGAGCCAGAAATTCTCCTTTCTTCTATTCTAAAAAAAGAAATAATTGAGCTGTATAAAAACCCAAATTATGAGCTAAAAGAAGATGAGGTCTCTTGCTTTGAGAAATTGGTTTTGGAAAGAAAAAGGGGGGTTCCCTTGGAATATTTAACAGGTATGACAGAATTTATGGGTTTTTTATTTAAGATAACAGATGATGTTTTAATCCCAAGGAAAGAAACAGAGATATTAGTAGAGGAAGCAATAAAAGAGGCAGAAAAGATAAAAAATCCAAGAATAATTGATATAGGATGTGGCTCTGGTGCAATTGCCATATCTATAAAAAAATTTCTTCCAGGCTCTTATGTCCTTGCAACGGATATATCAGAAAAAGCCCTCCTTGTTTCCAAAATGAATGCAAAGATGCACAATATTTTTCTATATTTTGTATGTGCCTACCTTTTAAGTGCAATAAAGGGAAAATTTGATATTATTGTCTCTAATCCACCATATGTAGAGACAAACCTTGTTTTAAAATATGAGCCAAAAATAGCCCTTGACGGAGGACATTCTGGATTGGATTTTTATCCAGGGATATTTAAGGAAGCAGGCAATTTACTTGCTAAAGATGGGCTTTTAATCCTTGAAATTGGACAGGGAAAGAAGGAAGCTGTTTTAGAGATAGCAAAAAATCATAATTTTTCCCTTAAAAGAATTATCAATGATTATTCTGATATAGAAAGGGTATTATGTTTTTGCTATTGA